The DNA segment atttttcatatttttaattttgaaaatttttgaaaaaatgttagaaaaatttataaaatttatatacaaattctgataaattatatagaaaattttgagaaaaatttttatcagagaATCCCCTTGACCCTATGTTTAGCGCGCTAAACGCGAttaaacttgaaatttatttatgacaTATTATGGAAAGATATGTCTCTGACAAGAATTCAGTATTGCTGTATTTAATAATTGGGTTCTTTGTCTAATATTTTCACATTAATCCAATCAAAATTGTGATTGTGATTAATTTTTGGAGTGGTTATTaccaattgttttttattttatatcagagCAATGTTTttgatttgtattttaatacattttatcataaacattGTCAATAGATGTTGAagataaaagatgaaaaatgaGTGAAATCATGTTCATAATACATTGTAACTCAATAAATGattgttactaattttatttcaacgtaTCAAGTACCACGCCTGATTCGTATCACATTTacttttcttttgttaaaaaaatattgatctaaaatataaattttattaatttttaaacagacGATTAGGATACAATACTATCTCTATAAAGAAAAtaggttttaaaaatatgaaataatgtaaaaataaacaatataaacttgaatttattaaaatctgtttATGATTAATTACAAGAGGAAACTAACGATGGTTTTGCGGTATTTCAATAGTTTGCCTTAGGAATCATTATAatattgttcaaaaaatttctGCGATATTTTGTAAccttaaattatataactttaaacgTGTTCTTTGATCTTAAACTGTGCAGAATCTGATTactaacaaatatatttaaaacatttttaataattattttgataaaataattgtgaagtttgcaagataaatttataaaaagagatATAAGATATCGCTTTAGATCTGCAcagttttaacaaaaaaatagttCAATGCATGTCTACTACAATCATAGTACAGGCTTAAATATGTTTTGCACTTACATGTCTTACGCGTAAACAGAGTTGCACTAGAGACCTTTCAGAAGCCAGTTACCATGTGCCACAGGTAACCGATAACaaggtttttttttcaattctgttTTCCAAAACAAGTCcgtttcatatttaattattttcattatattactCGAATTCttcaaaaactttaattttaaaatttaaatcttttatgtaaataactggctatttagaaaatataataactattaaGAAATAATAGTTGCAACATTacgcagaaaaatattaaaattttaaatatattaatttttctaattaatgcattaaatattattacataatatatgttatttagtTATCTTCAATAagtacacatatacatacaaatataataaaaatcatgaataaaatattgatattgtgtttttagaaaaatatcaattttggatattataatgtttataataaaactatataaacatgaacatgtattaaatttttcagcgattatattttattaatatacgaattttataaagaataccAATTTTGCAAAATGTGCTAATGGTCAAATTTGTTCCTTTGTTCCCCAATTATAAAACTTtggtttttttaatgaaattagacAGTAATTagttatgtaataattatgatagaataaaatagaaactttatttgTCTTAATTCAGCAATTTCATGGTGGTCCGCCTGGACCACCCGGTCAGGGACCTCCACGTGGCCCACCTGGACATCCTGGTGGACCTCCAGGGGATCCCAGAGGAACACAACCTCGTCCCGAATGGAACCGACCGCCAGGTTCGTGCGCAGATCGATTGTTGATTCTGCTCTCTCGAAACCTTTGTTTTGTGAAATCtcatttataacaaaatcttaaagatttattattccTCTGAAACATCTTGTATGCTTTTGTACTTATGTTTTCTGCATGATTGCAtaaatgatagaaaaaaaaacaatgaagagAGTGGGAACTCGCAAACAGAGATGTATCAAAATAGTAGTAGTGCACTATGTCATTTTCAATTTGCTGATAGCAGCTTGGTATTACTGATGAGACTGTTCAATATGTGCATAGGAATGCATCATGGGCCTCAGGGACCACCAGGTTTCCCTCAACATCAACATATGCAAGGGCCGCAGCCTGGCCAAGGCCCACCACAGAGAGGACCTCCTCCAGGTTCTATGGGTGGTGAGAGACTTAGAATGCTTGTTCGATGTTACAAGTTTTATTAGTCAGTTGTTTATTATACCATGAGATGCATGATATTGAGGGAAATTGATCTGGCAGAAGCATTGAGGTGCAAGATGTTTCAAAGGatcatttcataatttaaaattattgaaaattgtataattatttattgaactTGCTGATTTCTAAAGCATCACTGTATGTTTTATTGcaccatatttatatattgtatatttttttagtgaattttgttaaatatctttgttcatattttaatatatatattaatctaGGTGTTTACTATTAAGAAAACCTGTTTCAGAGAAATTGTCTCTTATCTTTGAAAATCATAGATtttcatagaattttattgGTACTCACAGAAATTTTTCTGCAATCTTTCAGTGCTGTATGAATTGATATGATTCTaaccttcattttttaaaacaaatgttatagtgatgattaatatattattaaaatatggtttattataataaagtaatatcaTTATGAGCACGATTATACACTTTTTTTTGtacttgtataatatattctgCAATTGTTgctttattgaataatttaaaatcaacCAATTGTTGCTCCACTTAACATGTagataaatacttttaatttgtacaaatgtTACTATTACTTTATACTTtcaatacacaaaaaaaattcaattacacataattttcaatctaaaaattatctttctGATGTTTTTGACTGTTTGAGACAAATCTAGAAATATTACAGGTATCAAAGATAATCGTGCTTATAatgatataactttattataataatccatattttaataatattaatataacatgtGTTATAAAACATATAGGTTAGAATCGTAACAATCCAGCACTGAAAGATTGAAGAAGTATTGTATAAAaagtatagtaaaataaatttattttaaagctacattaaaaaaaaaatcttttaatcttacctgaaatattgaataaaattcctgaaaaatcTAGGAATTCTCAGgatattcttttacaaaattcaagtaaacactgttaatgaaatttatattaataatctacTTCAACATATAGTTTGACTTTAAAATGGGATTACTTCCATATGTTCCATTTATATttggcaaataaaaaaatatttaaagtattaattgaGTGCATCGTTAGGTCCAGGCGGGCCACCTCCGGGACACGGTGGACCGCCGCAAGGTCCTCCTCAAGGTCCACCAGGTGGCCCGGCACCTCATGTCAATCCTGCATTCTTTCCACAAGGACCGCCTCATCAACATCCTGGGCAACATCCACCGGGACCTCCTGGTCCGCCTCATGGTCCGCCACATGGGCCGCCTCATGGTCCTCCTCATGGTCCTCCTCACGGTCCTCCTCATGGACAATCACATGGACCGCCACATGTACCGCCACATGGCTACGGACCACCAAGTGCAcaagtattattattatgtctaaatattttaactgaaatatttaattgattaatggCTAATCTGTCTGTAATATAGATTCAATTTTAACTCTTtgttgtacaaatttttttgttgaatatattttattgaattttagttCATAGATGTTTTTGAGATCGCtgattacaaatttaaagtcagaaaaaatatgtaaagtttcactAAAATCAGGctttaatatttctctcttgATGGTCATTTTGACCGTTGTATTGGATATGCCAAAATGTTCCAATTATGAGTGtagatttaaaattagttttaaaattacattacattaatatagAGACTTTCAAaacatgtttattataatttttattatagcatgcattttttataaaaaaacatcgaTTTTGACTGATATTTTGCTTATAACTTGTTAATACAaagtaattacatatttatgtttttcatgTTTACAGATCTTAAGAACGGATCTTAAGAATGCAATCATATTGAATCTTACTATATATTACACAAACCAATTgcgaagtatataaaaatatatacatatatacatataaacatttatgtatgtacgtataaatatttataagcaaAAGATCAATTTGATGCTTATGTTACTAACGCTCTGTAAAAAGGTTTTGTGCAAGACAGACCAACTttgtagatatttttatttggaaaatatttagatataaatagatgtgtaatacaattttactatattGTTTTTGCATTGTACAGGCCCCTTACGGAGCACCCGGACCTGATCATCGCCCAGAAGGTCCACCGCCACTTACTGAGCAAGAATTCGAAGAGATAATGGGCCGTAATCGTACGGTTTCCTCGTCCGCGATTGCGCGAGCAGTGTCCGACGCCGCGGCAGGCGAATATGCAAGTGCCATAGAGACTCTGGTCACTGCCATCTCCCTGATAAAACAGTCTAAGGTAGCCGCAGATGACAGATGCAAGATCTTGATCAGTTCCCTCCAAGACACTTTACGCGGTGTTGAGACCAAGAGCTACGGGTCTGGACGAAGAGGTGAGTTGAATGTACCTGCATATGATGTGTCTCCTCATAATCaatacaattttgttgaaaagtGACAGAACCATGTACAGAAGAAAAAGAACATTCTTCTTTTGAGAAGATTTTCATTTTTgaagtattaaatattgaaaaataagattatactTATAGTTAAATCTACGCCTAtatttaaacagacataacttgcttacatgagaaaattttacatgattCTAAGaagatttcaagaaaaatacGTTCTTactattgaataataatttttatgaattgaaaaaaatattggaaaatatcttcaaaaataagaatttttgaaatgCTATTGTTATCAAagcgtattatattattatattatcacatcaaatattatcaaattgttatattatcaaTCATGTTGTGCTCTTATAATACTATCAATAATACTGTCAGTATgaacaaatattgatattatttatcatGTGTGATTAATATTGATGGATTGAATATCTATTCTAAAATTCAGATTTCTTGATTCTGATCAGTATCATTGTgataaaatgtaatactaaGACTGTGTGAAGAGGATGTATCAGTATTTCTGTCAGTACAGTtctgtattttatgtattatggATGGTGTAATCACAGAAATAACctaaagttgtaaaaatattgatgctTATTGTCAGTATTGCTGATTcaatattatagtattattGATCATGTAAGGTccttattattataacattgaaatgaaaatatattttgttgcaatttaaattttatatttttttaaagaaaattatatataaacaaaattatcattgttttatacttaaacaaaaatataattttttgtttatataaatatgagaCTATGAAactattgttaaataaaatcttgattttaatttaatactaatgtttttttgtgtgttttacacagataaaagaacatttttgttttaagaatatctttattttcgaaaagttaaattttaaaataaaattatataatattaaacccAGACATGATTTGCttacaaagaaattttgtatagtttcatgaaaaagaaatattctcattatttgataattttgtgaGTTGAGACGAAAAAATATTGGatggaaaataatatctttaattaaaaattttttaatattataatcgcAACATTTATATTGcgttctttattattataatattgagaaataaaaatacattttattgaaatttaaaattcttaaattagcGAGAGTCACAGAGAAACTCTTTAGATCGAAATTACGTCTAAggaatgatataattttatccgTTTCCGTTTCTACTACTATTActgttactattaaattatatataagcaaaattatcataaatagaatataattttctacttaTATATGgtacaatgattgttaaataaaatatatttaattagtttgaattactaatatttttttttgtgtaacaaATTTTCTTACAGAGCGTTCGCGTTCACGTGACAGAGAGCGTAGCCATCGAAGACGGCGCGAACGATCAAGGAGTCGAGACCGTGAATACCGTGAGCGTAGTAGAGACCGAGAGCGGGAACGTGACCGGGAACGTGAtcgtgagagagaaagagatcgcGATAGGGACAGGGAGCGCTATTACAGCGAACCATATCCAAGGGAACGTTCACGCAGTCGAGAAAGAGAACGTGAGCGTGAAAGAGATCGTGAATATAGAGAGCGAAGCAGAGAAGAAAGGTAAGCCAAATGATCTCACCAGACTACTCTTAATTGTGTCGCTGTTgtttattgcataaaattcgtcgtataaaaggaaaaattttatgGAGAGAAGCTCTTTAAGGATTTCGATTgttagagagaaaaaaaaataaaccgttTATATCAATactaacaaaatattatgtattctGTGAGAGATATCCGTCCTAGAAAAATACAATAGAAATAGGATATTATAAGCAACAAGAAATTAAAACGAGTTTCCATCTTGATATCCATATTTTTCTTCGCATGCGAtacataaaattcatatttaaatcgATAGATTTTCTTCCGTTGTTGAAGATACATCGCTAATGAAGTTCCATATTATCAGGGTATTTACAAGAAAAGTTAAAACCTGGAATTTTTagggaatttattttaattcttgaaaattaCGGATTTTCATGGAACTTTATCGATACTCAGGGAAATTTTAGGagagaattttacttttaaattaaaaatttttttttttctaattatttttttccaattctttttttcttgataatcaACGAGCAATAAATGTAGCATATATGTCCACACATACATTCTCTTGTGActcgtgaatttaaaaaaagaaaaatattagtgacaataaaagacaaaacattgtattaaattagGGTATTTAATCATCTTTTGAATTCTGTATTTTCGATGAGATTCATGTTATTGTGGATAAATTGTTATATGCTCTATttagtttatacttatatttctttttaatattttttcaaatttaatattgaaaactcattctttattaaagaattctttaatcttatcttgaataaaattccttgaaaatctaaaaattttcaagaaatttttttacaaaatttaagtaaacacCCTGATCATGCTTTTGTATCGTAATGAGACTCAAACATGAACGAATCTCGCGATTATCATTTTTGTCAATTATAAATATGGAACGCTctgaaaaagtaacaaaaaatagaGATCAATATATCTATAAGCAAGGAAACATGTAACAATTTGCTTATCGATATTTTGATATACCAGAGTGAATATAACAGCGCACTTTTATTATCTCAGCCGTAACATTGTCTCATTTGTTGTCACTTCAGATCTTATCATACAGCCGTTTGAATTATTGCGCAATAatcataaaagaatttaatgttTATCTTATACctacttaattttaatgcaacGCGATATTTATAGCGATAGCTACAATTTATAAACCATTATGAGTAAAATTATCTTTGGacttgcaaaattatattatatcgtCATTTTTTCTGGATAGAACATTctgtgaataatttttatgattatggtcgagcattttttaaattatatattaatatacatataaggtCTCATTATATTCcatgtatttttatgtaatatagtTCCTAAATTTGACaagatatattgtattatatattgcaCTAGATAACAAGAAttagtatttttgtttttaattagttgtgttatttataaagtataaattgcAGCATTATTGATCATCTACTATCAAAGTATACTGTGAAGTATAGGACGACATAAAGAGTATAAACTATTCATGAAAAAGTAAACGTTGAATTTTACTCAAGTGGAGCACTTATATTTCTATCCattgtgtattatttttattataagaatagCATCTTTATGGTGCTATATTTCAAGTATACTGAGACACGAAAGTTAAACATAATAAAGTAGATAATGatttctagaaaaatattttactgtaatatatAGGACAAAGGAAATTTATGTACTttcttaatttgtttataattccACTTTCTTACGCGAATTCACGCTGTGTACAAAACGAttgtattctcttttttttagtttttctgaCACATGCAGGTCAAATGTGACTTTTTTTATAAGCACGCGTGGAACAAGCCCAGACACACGATTGAGTGTAAGATTCACGTTGCACGCGGTCgcttatgattttttattacaatttaattttaagaattttattactcTTGAATTTTAAGACTCTCTTGTGTGTCTATCACCTTTTACGCGGAATCtcattatatcaatattttataaggaTAGATCAGTGAACAGCGACAAAAGTGCTGAGTGCTGGATAAAATATAGTTTGCcagcaaaatatgcaaaatgCGTAATAAagtcaattaaaacattttagtaACAGATATCACTCTAATTCATGGTCCATACTCATactgttttaaaatttgtacTACAGCGTCATGGAAATATGAAACCCTGTAATCATGTACATGGACTATCGATCAAAATTACGATTATACGAGAAAAAGTAAAAGTGAATTGAAAGTATTTCAAAGCGTTATTTAATCTTTAtgcaatttattacttttacgtTTTCTCATTTTGGTACATGGTACCAGGGTTAATGTTAAATCACAACGTTGTCCTAAATCATTGGTATTCAATTTAGATGTATagtatattaaattcttatttttatgaattgctacattaattgaattgcaATTGTGATTCATACTCTCGGGCATCTTGTATCTGTAAGtgattatgtaatttataaaatagtgtAAGCTTCGCAAAATATGTCTCGTTGATATCGAAACGAACAACGATCCACGCGATCGTCTCTCTCTtagagtaatttttattttgcttttaatgAAATGTACTAAGCCTGGTTAATAGTATGTGCATAAATCGTCATAACAGAATATATC comes from the Solenopsis invicta isolate M01_SB chromosome 14, UNIL_Sinv_3.0, whole genome shotgun sequence genome and includes:
- the LOC105207734 gene encoding cleavage and polyadenylation specificity factor subunit 6 isoform X7 produces the protein MADGDIDLYADDLEQDFAQDEFAGDGVDLYDDVIAAPAGGNGGVSSGNTTEGGGDTTSPNEETNGNAPYHQLGNNIQPNQIGRRHQLYVGNLTWWTSDQDITDAVQSIGVTDFVEVKFFENRANGQSKGFCVISLGSEQSMRICMERLPKKELHGQNPVVTFPTKQALNQFESQCKTRPAPAPQQSQSQRPHNPHQHQPPMPPHQQHPQHPQHPQHSQQNHGPRMMMGPPQGVRPQRMPPPGMGPPGPGGPGQQGPPRMHGPPLGPGPGPHHPLPGHPNQGPPPGYQQGPWNGPRPNGPPGPPRGPSGPGGPPQQGPPGPGPGQHRPPGMQFHGGPPGPPGQGPPRGPPGHPGGPPGDPRGTQPRPEWNRPPGMHHGPQGPPGFPQHQHMQGPQPGQGPPQRGPPPGSMGGPGGPPPGHGGPPQGPPQGPPGGPAPHVNPAFFPQGPPHQHPGQHPPGPPGPPHGPPHGPPHGPPHGPPHGPPHGQSHGPPHVPPHGYGPPSAQAPYGAPGPDHRPEGPPPLTEQEFEEIMGRNRTVSSSAIARAVSDAAAGEYASAIETLVTAISLIKQSKVAADDRCKILISSLQDTLRGVETKSYGSGRRERSRSRDRERSHRRRRERSRSRDREYRERSRDRERERDRERDRERERDRDRDRERYYSEPYPRERSRSRERERERERDREYRERSREERNGRNES